AAATCAACGACAAGGAGTTCACCGACACCGAAATTGCTGCTTTCATTGCAGAACTAAACATTCAACTTGTCAACAGCGACCTTGGCAAACGGTTCTACAAAAGTTTAACTGGAGATTTTCCTTGCAAGCTGATTGACCTTGACAATTTTGAAAACAACATTTTCAATGTTGTTACCGAACTCACTTACAAAAACGAGGAAGAAGAATTTAGACCCGACATTACTTTGCTGATTAACGGAATGCCGTTGGCATTCGTTGAAGTAAAGAAGCCGAACAACAGGGAAGGAATTTTAGCGGAACGAAACCGAATAAATATTCGGTTCAAAAATCCGAAGTTCAATAAGTTCATGAACATTACTCAGTTGTTGATTTTCTCCAACAATCAAGAGTATGACGAGGAAAGCATCACACCTATACAAGGTGCGTTTTACGCAACGCCTGACCCCGAACAGGTAAACTTCAATTGTTTCAGAGAAGAAGATAATTCCATCATTCGTAATTTGCCGATGGAAGATTTGGAAATTGAAAAACAAATTTTGTTGGACAACAACATTGTTTCAATTCTTGGAACAACAGAATACAACACAGCAAAAGAAAACAACTCCCCTACTAATCGTGTGCTGACTTCTTTGTTTAGCAAACCACGATTGAAAATAATTTTGAAATACAGCTTTGCATATGTGAACACAGTTGTAAACAGCGTTCCGAAAATTGAGAAACACATCATGCGTTACCCTCAATTGTTTGCGACATTGGCGATTGAGAAAAAATTAAATCAGGGAATTAAGAAAGGAATCATTTGGCATACGCAGGGAAGCGGGAAAACCGCTTTGGCGTATTTCAATGTTAATTATCTAAAAGACTATTATCAGAAGCAAAACATCATCGCAAAGTTCTATTTCATTGTTGACCGTTTGGATTTGGCAACACAAGCTAAAAACGAATTTGAAGCACGAGGGCTGAAAGTTGAAATGATTAGTTCTAAAGATGATTTTGTAAAGAACATCACAACCGCTGGTGCAACCGCAAGTGGAATCGGTGCTCAAACAATTGCAGTAGTTAATATTCAGAAATTTTCAGACTATTCGATAGCAAAAGTTGCCGACTATAATTTGAATATTAAACGAATTTATTTTTTAGACGAGGTTCACAGAAGCTACAACCCTGAAGGAACTTTCTATGCAAAACTTGTCAATTCAGACAGAGACGCTATACACATCGGTTTATCTGGTACTCCTTTAATCTCAGGTGATTTCACAAGCAAAGAAATATTTGGTGATTATTTTCACAAATATTATTACAACAAATCCATTGCAGACGGTTACACTTTAAAGCTGATTCGAGAAGCTATTGAAACTAAATTCCATAATGAAGTAAAGGGTATTTTGGAATCAATCGAAACTCAGCAAGGAACACTTACTAAAAACGAAGTGTTTGCACATGAAAGATTTGTTGAGCCATTAGTTAATTACATCATTACCGATTTTAAGAAAAGCCGAGTAATACATAACGACCATTCAATTGGTGGAATGATTGTTTGTGATTCATCCGACCAAGCCAAAATGATTTTTGAGTATGTTCAGAAATACAACGACAAGCAAACCAGCATTCGCAAACTTGATCATGAACCAACATTAGAATACAATATAGCCGCTGAACCACAAGAAGCTTATATAAGCGGAGAAAATGCACCGATAACGGCTGCTTTGATTCTCCATGATGTGGACACGAAGCAAATAAGAAAAGACAATCAAACAGATTTTAAGCAAGGCAAAATTGATTTGCTGATAGTTTACAATATGCTTCTAACTGGCTTTGATGCAAAGCGTTTGAAGAAAATGTATTTAACAAGAGTTGTTAGGGAACATAATCTTTTGCAAACACTTACAAGAGTAAATCGACCTTACAAAAGTTTTAAGTATGGTTATGTAGTTGACTTTGCCGACATCAGAAAAGAGTTTGACAAAACAAACAAAGAATATTTCAAAGAGTTGCAAGCCGAGTTAGGCGATGAAATAAAAGAATATTCAAACTTGTTTAAGTCAGCAGAAGAAATTGATGCAGAGATTGCAGAGATAAAAGAGAAATTATTTCTCTACGATTTCACCAACATAGAGGAGTTTCAAAAAATTGTTAGTCAGATTACGAACAAGAAAGAAATTACCGAACTGAAAAAATGTTTGGAGAACCTCAAGAGTTTATACAACATCATCAAGATAATGGGTTACACCGATCTCCTGGAGAAATTCTCTTTTGACAAAGTGAATAAGTTGTATGCAGAAGTTTCAAATCGCATTGACATCATTAACCTGAAAGAAAATTTAGAGAACGCGTCAGACAACACAAATCTGCTGAACATTGCATTGGAAAAAATGCAATTCACTTTCCGTAAAATTGCGACACACGAATTACAGATTGCAGATAAATTTAGAAGCGAGTTGGAAAGAGCAAGAAAAGAACTGGAAGGAAACTTTGACAAGAAAGACCCGAGATTTATTTCACTGTTTGAAGAACTGAAACGATTATTCAAAAAGAAAAACATTGAGGAATTTGATTCGGCTGAAATGGATGCAGCGATAAAAGATTTGAAAAACATTTACGAACAGGCAAACGCATTAAACAATAAAGATGCACTGCTTGCAGCCAAGTATGAAAACGATACCAAGTTTGCCAGGATTCACAAACGCATCAAAGAAAATAATCTGAATGTGCTGAACACCGATATTGCTTTGCATGAAGCACTGTTATTTATCAAACACAAAACCGATGCAACAGTGGTGAACAATCAGGCATTGTTAAACAATCAGGATTATTTTGCCGAAGCCACCAAGCGGACAATTATTGAAACACTTGAAGAAAAAGGAATCAGAGATTTGAATGTGGTTCGCTTTATCAATACAACATTAGTGAACGAATATTTTTTCCAAAGAGCAATATGAGAATTAACAGAAAAATTTAAATCAATATGAAACAACAAACAGCAATAAAAATTTTCGAAAAGAAAAAAGTAAGATCACTTTGGGATGCTGGACAGGAGAAATGGTTTTTAGCCATCGTAGATGTTATTGCCGTTTTAACTGACAGTCCTAACCCACAGGTGTATTGGCGGGTGATGAAAAGAAGATTGAAGGATGAGGGAAATGAAACCGTTACAAATTGTAACGGTTTAATATAAAACTGATAAAAGAAACATTACCATGAAAAAAGAAAATGACATAAAAATATTTGAAGATAAAAAAGTAAGGACGCTGTGGGATGCGCAGGAGGAGAAGTGGTATTTATCAATTGTTGATGTGATTGCCGTTTTAACGGACAGCCCCAAGCCAAGAAAGTATTGGAGTGTTTTAAAAACAAGATTGAAAGCAGAGGGAAGTCAGTTGACTACAAATTGTAGTCAACTGATAAAATAATAACCAGCCAAATCGTGACAGGTTGTCATGGTTTGAAAAAATTAACTGTCCAAAAAAATAGGGCAATTGAAATTAAAACTGAAACGGTTACAAATTGTAACTCTTTGAAAAAATAAAACGATGGAAAAGAAAAACGAAATAAAAATATTTGAAGATAGAAAAGTTCGTTCCTTATGGGATAGCGAACAAGAAAAATGGTACATCTCTATTGTTGATGTGGTAGGCATATTAACGGATAGCCCAAATCCCAATAATTATTGGAAAGTTTTAAAGAACAGGCTAAAGAAAGAGGGAAGTCAGTTGGTTACAAATTGTAACCAACTGAAAATGCAATCAGTTGATGGCAAGTTTTACCTTACTGATGTTGCCGATACCGAACAATTGTTCCGTCTCATTCAATCCATTCCATCTCCCAAAGCAGAACCGTTTAAACTTTGGCTGGCACAGGTGGCTGCTGAAAGATTAGACGAGATGCAAGATCCTGAGCTTACTATTGACAGGGCTTTGAAAGAATATTTGCAATTGGGATATTCTGAAAACTGGATTAACCAACGACTGAAAAGTATTGAAATAAGAAAAGAACTTACAGACGAATGGAAAAAAAGAGGTTTAAAAGAAGGCACTCAGTTTGCAACGCTTACCGATATTATTACAAAAGCATGGAGTGAGAAAACAACAAAAGAATACAAAATCCTGAAAGGATTGAAGAAAGAAAATCTCCGGGATAACATGACCAACACCGAACTAATTTTAAACATGCTTGCAGAAGCATCTACAAAAGATATTTCGACAGCAGTAAACCCTGAAGATTTTGAAGCCAATAAAAATGTAGCAAAGCAAGGTGGTGGTGTAGCTAAAGTTGCACGAAAAGAATTGGAAGCGAGAACTGGTAAAAAAGTAGTTACGTCAATTAATGCAAAATCTGTTTTGCAATTGAAAGAAAACGTTAATAAGAAAAAGAAGAAATAAATTTTACTTACACATCACTTAAAACAATGACAAACCATTTAGAACATACACAGAAAACCAAAGAACTGATTGACGGACTTAAAACCATTTGCAGCAATTATGGTTTGGGCAACGCAGGAAGTGAATACAAAATTATCACTGAAGTTTTTCTCTACAAATTTCTGAACGATAAATTTTTACACGAAGCAAGAAGAGCAAACAAAGATTTAAAGAACAGCAAAAACATTGAAGCCGACATTCAGAAAATGAGTAAAGGCGATTACGAATACATGCTGGAGAAAATGGGCGAACGAAGTGCGAAACTTAAAAAGACACACTTCATCAGCCACTTGTTC
The Ignavibacteriales bacterium DNA segment above includes these coding regions:
- a CDS encoding type I restriction endonuclease — protein: MTFNEDSRVKIPAIVHLTRLGYSYLPKAKMTNLHGDTNIFIDQFKAGLSKINDKEFTDTEIAAFIAELNIQLVNSDLGKRFYKSLTGDFPCKLIDLDNFENNIFNVVTELTYKNEEEEFRPDITLLINGMPLAFVEVKKPNNREGILAERNRINIRFKNPKFNKFMNITQLLIFSNNQEYDEESITPIQGAFYATPDPEQVNFNCFREEDNSIIRNLPMEDLEIEKQILLDNNIVSILGTTEYNTAKENNSPTNRVLTSLFSKPRLKIILKYSFAYVNTVVNSVPKIEKHIMRYPQLFATLAIEKKLNQGIKKGIIWHTQGSGKTALAYFNVNYLKDYYQKQNIIAKFYFIVDRLDLATQAKNEFEARGLKVEMISSKDDFVKNITTAGATASGIGAQTIAVVNIQKFSDYSIAKVADYNLNIKRIYFLDEVHRSYNPEGTFYAKLVNSDRDAIHIGLSGTPLISGDFTSKEIFGDYFHKYYYNKSIADGYTLKLIREAIETKFHNEVKGILESIETQQGTLTKNEVFAHERFVEPLVNYIITDFKKSRVIHNDHSIGGMIVCDSSDQAKMIFEYVQKYNDKQTSIRKLDHEPTLEYNIAAEPQEAYISGENAPITAALILHDVDTKQIRKDNQTDFKQGKIDLLIVYNMLLTGFDAKRLKKMYLTRVVREHNLLQTLTRVNRPYKSFKYGYVVDFADIRKEFDKTNKEYFKELQAELGDEIKEYSNLFKSAEEIDAEIAEIKEKLFLYDFTNIEEFQKIVSQITNKKEITELKKCLENLKSLYNIIKIMGYTDLLEKFSFDKVNKLYAEVSNRIDIINLKENLENASDNTNLLNIALEKMQFTFRKIATHELQIADKFRSELERARKELEGNFDKKDPRFISLFEELKRLFKKKNIEEFDSAEMDAAIKDLKNIYEQANALNNKDALLAAKYENDTKFARIHKRIKENNLNVLNTDIALHEALLFIKHKTDATVVNNQALLNNQDYFAEATKRTIIETLEEKGIRDLNVVRFINTTLVNEYFFQRAI
- a CDS encoding Bro-N domain-containing protein, encoding MEKKNEIKIFEDRKVRSLWDSEQEKWYISIVDVVGILTDSPNPNNYWKVLKNRLKKEGSQLVTNCNQLKMQSVDGKFYLTDVADTEQLFRLIQSIPSPKAEPFKLWLAQVAAERLDEMQDPELTIDRALKEYLQLGYSENWINQRLKSIEIRKELTDEWKKRGLKEGTQFATLTDIITKAWSEKTTKEYKILKGLKKENLRDNMTNTELILNMLAEASTKDISTAVNPEDFEANKNVAKQGGGVAKVARKELEARTGKKVVTSINAKSVLQLKENVNKKKKK